The DNA window CAGGACCTCGGCGAAGATTTCTACGAGGAGGTCTTCACGGAGCTGTTCGACATCGGCGACATCGTGGGCGTCAAGGGCTTCGTCTTCCGCACCGGAATGGGGGAAGTCACCGTCCGTGCGGCCGACGACTTCCAGCTGCTGGCCAAGTCGCTGCGCCCCCCGCCCCCGGTGAAAGAGGTCACGGAGGATGGGGAGGTCGTGGAAAAGCACTACGAGGTCACCGACAAGGAATTCCGCTATCGGCAGCGGTACGTCGACCTTTTCGTCAATCCCGACACGCGCGATGTCTTCCGCCAACGGGCGGAGCTTATCTCCACGATGCGCGACTTTCTGGATGACCGCGGCTACCTGGAGGCGGAGACTCCGGTCCTACAGCCGGTCTACGGGGGCGCGACGGCCCGCCCCTTCAAGACGCATCACAATGCGCTCGACATGCCGCTCTATCTCCGCATTGCGGACGAGCTGTACCTGAAGCGGCTCCTCGTGGGCGGTCTAGAGGGCGTCTATGAGATTGGCAAGGACTTCCGGAACGAGGGCCTCAGCCGGTTCCACAACCCGGAGTTCACGATGATGGAGTGCTACGTGGCCTACAAGGACTACCGGTGGATGATGGACATGACGGAGGAGCTGCTCCGCACCGTCACTACCGCGCTCCACGACGATCCCGTGATCGAGTTTGAGGGCCACGAAATCGACATGGGGGGCGACTGGACGCGCATTCCGTTCTTCGACGCCATCGAGGAGATGACGGGCTTCAACCTCTACCAGGCCGACACGGAGCGGGTCTACGAGGTGGCCAATGATGAGCTGGGACTGGACGAAGTGGACCCGGACATGGACCTCGGGGCGCTGCTCGACGAGATCTTCAGCGAAACGGTGGAGCCGGAGTGCATCGAGCCGACGTTCATCACCGATTATCCAATTGAGCTCAGTCCCCTTGCCAAGAAGCACCGCGAGAAGGAGGGGCTCGTGGAGCGGTTCGAGCTGGTGGTGGCCGGGCGCGAGATCGCCAATGCCTTCAGCGAGCTCAACGATCCGCAGGACCAGCGCGAGCGCTTCGAGGCACAGGCGCGCCAGCGGGCCGAGGAGGAAGACGTGGACGTGTCCGACCTCATCGACGAGGACTACCTCCGTGCGCTCGAATACGGCATGCCTCCCGCCGCCGGGCTCGGCATCGGCATCGACCGCCTCACGATGCTTCTCACCGGCCAGGAGTCCATCCGCGACGTGATTCTCTTCCCGCTCCTTCGCCCCGAACGAAAGTGAGGAAGCTGGTCTTGGGCCGCGCCCCGAATCAGGCAATCGATGAGTGCGACAATCGGTATGGGATTATGAGGATTCCCCGCCGGACGTGATGGATGCTCCTGCGGTTAATCTCGCAAAGGCCCAGTCCAGCGGCGCGACGGTCAACCCATCTCTCCAAGATCTGGCCTCAGTCGCCCCGGAGGCCCCGATTGACGGACGACCAGTCCCCCTCCAGGGTGGGCGCGCGCATCACTCCGCGGTCGGTGCTTAGGTACCACTGTCCATCAAGGACCTGCACGGCAGCGTGGACGCGGGTGTCCGGTCCCGAGAGGCGAGACCATCCATCGTCGCCCCGAACGAACATCCCGTCCATGCCGAGCCCCAGCACGCGCCCCTTGGCGTCGCGGGTGAAGTCGACCACACGCTCCAATGCCCCCACCGGACGCCACGTCTCTCCTCGATCGTCCGACCGAACGGCTTCCAGTCCGGCCCCGAACCCCACGCCGAAGAGCACGCCGTCCCGCGCAGCAGTAAGCGCGCGAAACGGCACCGGGGGATCGGGCAGGCGCGCCCAAGTGGTGCCCCCATCCTCAGAGCGGTGAACGGTAGGCTCTGAACCGTACGTATCCGTCAGCACAGCGTAGAGCGTGCCGTCAGGGGCCTCGGTGAAGGCTCGCGCCCCGCGGTCCTCACTCCCCAACACACGCGACCAGAGCCCGCCCTGATTGGGGGAGCGGAGGAGTCCACCGTTCGCAAACCCGGCGAAAAGCGCGCTGTCGGTGTGGGCAAGAAGCAAAACGTCCGAGCGTCCCCCGTTGTCGTGTCGTACGTTTTCTTTGAGAGACGACCAGGTGGCGCCGCCGTCGAGCGAGCGGTAGAGGCTGTGATGCGCCGACAGCAGGGTTCCGCGGGGGCCTTCGGTGAGGTGCTTCACCATACTGTGCGCCCGCCCCCGGGCGGCTGCGGCGCCGGTCGTCACAAACTGCCAGACCGAGTCGGCCGGGGCGCGGCGAAAGAGGCCGTGGTCGGTACCGGCCCACAGCACACTGTCGTCCGCGGCCAGGAGAGCGTAGATGCGGTTGTCCGCAGGCGGAGGGGAAGAAGCAGCAGCGGTCGTCGTGGACTCTTCAGGAGCGGATGTCGGGCCGGCCGAAGACTGGAGAGTGTCCGTCTCAGTCGTGCAGCCGGCCCCTATCAGACCGCCCATTAGGAAAACAAAAAACGAGGACACAAAGAAGCGAGACAGAACCGACATGATGCCTGGGCATCTGGGAGATGTTCGATGCCGTCAAGATACGGTTCTGCCAGAAGAAGTGGAAGGCTCCTACTCCGACGAGGGAGTGCCGGAAGACGAGAATGCAGGCACTTCCATCTTCAGGGCGTCCACGAGGAACGCGAAGACGTCGGTCGTCTCCTCGATCTCTTTGCTGGTCGGTGTACCGCCGCCGTGGCCAGTATCCGTTTCTACCCGGAGAAGGATGGGGGCATCGCCCGCCTGCGCGTCCTGCATAGCAGCGGCGAACTTGTAGGAGTGCGAGGGCACGACGCGGTCGTCCGTGTCGGCAGTCGTTATCATTGTGGGCGGATAGGCCGTGCCCGGCTCCACGTTGTGGAGGGGGGAGTACGCGTAGAGGTACTCAAACTGCTCCGGGTCGTCCGAGGAGCCGTACTCCGGCACCCAGGCCCACCCGATCGTAAACTCGTCGTAGCGAAGCATATCGAGCACGCCGCGCTCCACAACCGCCGCGCCGAAGAGGTTGGGCCGCTGCGTGACGGACGCGCCGGTAAGCAAGCCGCCGTTGGACGCCCCCGAAATGGCGAGCTTCGACCGCGAGGTGTAGTTCTCGTCGATCAGGTAGAGGGCCGCAGAGGCGAAGTCGTCGAAGACCTGCTGCTTGTTCTCTAGCTTGCCGGCCTCGTGCCAGGACTGGCCGTAGGCGCCGCCGCCGCGCAAGTTGGGCACGGCGTAGATGCCGCCCATTTCCAGCCAGGCCAGCGTCTTCGGCGAAAAGCTGGGGGTAATCGTGATGTTGAAGCCCCCGTAGCCGTAGAGGCGGGTCGGATGGGTTCCGTTCTGCTCCAGGCCCTTTTTGTGCACCAAGAACATCGGGATCTCCGTTCCGTCGGTGCTCTCGTAGAACACCTGGTTCACAGCATATCGATCGGCCTCGAAGCCCGGTACCTCTGCCTCGTAGATCGTTTCCGAGGTCCCGGTGTCGAGATCGTATTTAAAGACCGTCGTCGGATAGGTAAACGACGTAAAGCCGTAGTAGAAGCTGCTGCGGTCCGGATCGCCACTCACTGAGCCCACGGTGCCGATCGTGGGCAGCTCCACCTGCGTCTGCTGCCGTCCCTCCAGACTGTAGATGGCAAGGCGCCCCTTCACGTCCTTCAGGCGCTGGACGACCAATTTTCCGCCGGCAAGCTCCACGGACTGGAGAACAGCATCGGATTCCGGAATGACGGTCCGCCAGTTTGACTGATCCGGACTCGCAAGGTCGATGGCCACCACGCGGCGATTGGGGGCGTCGAGGTTGGTCTGCACGTAGAGCGTTTGCTCCTCGACCCCAATCACGTCATAGCTGGCGTCGAAGCCCGTTATGAGCGGGCGAATTTCCGCGTCGGCTTCCGTCAGATCCTTCACGTAGAGCTCGGTCTTTTCCGAGGTGCCCTCACTGGCCGAGATGATCAGATAACGGCCGTCGTGGGTCACGTCGGTGCCGAAGCCGAGCTTCGGATTGTCGGGCCGCTGGTACACGAGCCGGTCCTCGGACTGCGGCGTGCCGACCTCGTGGTAGTAGATCTTCTGTGCCTTCGTCTCATCCTCGTACTCCTCGCCCTCCTTCGGCTCAGGATATCGGCCGTAATAAAAGCCTTCTCCGTCGGTCGTCCAGGTCGGATTGCTGAATTTGACCCACCGGAGGGTATCGGCCATCGTCTCCTGCGTGTTCACATTGCGGACGTAAAGGGTTTTCCAATCGGAGCCCCCTTTGCTCTTGCCGTAGGCGACGT is part of the Salinibacter sp. 10B genome and encodes:
- the lysS gene encoding lysine--tRNA ligase; translated protein: MPSSSADRNEQEQRRREERTALEERGIDPYPYAWDVDAHAEDILDTFDDDKHQPEDGEPGEYAVSIAGRITGLRVMGGSAFFDLRDESGTIQVYVRSQDLGEDFYEEVFTELFDIGDIVGVKGFVFRTGMGEVTVRAADDFQLLAKSLRPPPPVKEVTEDGEVVEKHYEVTDKEFRYRQRYVDLFVNPDTRDVFRQRAELISTMRDFLDDRGYLEAETPVLQPVYGGATARPFKTHHNALDMPLYLRIADELYLKRLLVGGLEGVYEIGKDFRNEGLSRFHNPEFTMMECYVAYKDYRWMMDMTEELLRTVTTALHDDPVIEFEGHEIDMGGDWTRIPFFDAIEEMTGFNLYQADTERVYEVANDELGLDEVDPDMDLGALLDEIFSETVEPECIEPTFITDYPIELSPLAKKHREKEGLVERFELVVAGREIANAFSELNDPQDQRERFEAQARQRAEEEDVDVSDLIDEDYLRALEYGMPPAAGLGIGIDRLTMLLTGQESIRDVILFPLLRPERK
- a CDS encoding prolyl oligopeptidase family serine peptidase — translated: MYVRTALLTLLTLSLSGLFASTPAQDRASPPKTTTVDSVDVYHGTRVPAPYRWLEEIDSEDTRQWVEEQNAYTTRHLRQIPEREQIGNRLRALWDYPKYGVPQQKGGYRYHSKNAGLQNHAVVYVQPTNSDEEPRVLFNPNEWSEDGTVSLSAFAPGPNGNYVAYGKSKGGSDWKTLYVRNVNTQETMADTLRWVKFSNPTWTTDGEGFYYGRYPEPKEGEEYEDETKAQKIYYHEVGTPQSEDRLVYQRPDNPKLGFGTDVTHDGRYLIISASEGTSEKTELYVKDLTEADAEIRPLITGFDASYDVIGVEEQTLYVQTNLDAPNRRVVAIDLASPDQSNWRTVIPESDAVLQSVELAGGKLVVQRLKDVKGRLAIYSLEGRQQTQVELPTIGTVGSVSGDPDRSSFYYGFTSFTYPTTVFKYDLDTGTSETIYEAEVPGFEADRYAVNQVFYESTDGTEIPMFLVHKKGLEQNGTHPTRLYGYGGFNITITPSFSPKTLAWLEMGGIYAVPNLRGGGAYGQSWHEAGKLENKQQVFDDFASAALYLIDENYTSRSKLAISGASNGGLLTGASVTQRPNLFGAAVVERGVLDMLRYDEFTIGWAWVPEYGSSDDPEQFEYLYAYSPLHNVEPGTAYPPTMITTADTDDRVVPSHSYKFAAAMQDAQAGDAPILLRVETDTGHGGGTPTSKEIEETTDVFAFLVDALKMEVPAFSSSGTPSSE